The DNA sequence TCCCTTAAGCGATTCACCATAAAGCTTTGGAAATTTATTAGAATGAAGGGCTAGACCAAGTGCCTTAATGGAATTCGTGTCGGTGTTTTTTAGGGTCGTTATAAGGGGACCATGTATTGATTGATATCCAAGTCTTGTTAAGGCTAAATGGAGGAACGTTAGATCACTGAAACCAACCACCATTGGTATGTTTTGGGGCAATTTCTCTTTAAGGAGTTTGGGTGTCCACCTTATAGCTCCATATCCTCCCCGTACTGCCCACAGCACGCTAATTCCATTTTTGGATATCAGTCTTAAAAAGGATTTGAATTGAAAATCTTCTTCATGGGCTAGAAAGGGAAGGCCTTTTGGTGGATATGGTAAAAGATCTTTGTGAACACAGAGTTCCACATATGGCAGGTATGTTTTTATAAGGTCGAGTTCCTCTTCAAGTAAATCTGATGGGCTAGATGGCCAAAATGGGATGGTCCTAAGGGTCCTTGACTCTGTCATTTTCAGCATTAGATTCTTCACAGCAAAATTCCTTTTTGGAGGTTGAACAAAAAGGACTATGACGCAAGGAAAAGATTATTACAAGATACTAGGTGTTTCAAAGGACGCTTCGCCAGAAGAAATAAAAAAGGCCTTTAGAAAGTTGGCTTTAAAATATCATCCCGACAGGCATAAAGGTGATAAGGAAGCAGAAGAAAGGTTTAAGGAAATCAATGAGGCCTACGCCGTCTTGAGTGATCCTGAAAAGAGGCGTCAGTATGATACCTTTGGAACCAATGAGTTCCACCAGCATTTTTCAAGGGAAGATATATTTAAAGACTTTGATTTTACCAACCTCTTTAAGGACCTAGGTATTGGCGGGGTAGGCTTTAGCAGGATTTTTTTCGGCGGAACAGGCCATGGATTTGGCCTTGATGACGTGTTCAGTCAGATCTTCGAAACCAATAGGGAAGGGGGATATGGCTTTACAGGGGATCCTTCATTTAAGTATGCAAACCCTAAAGGCCAGGACGTAGTCCTTGAACTCCCTTTGACTATTATGGAAATGGTCAGTGGCGGCAAGAAGATTATATCTCTTAGGACTGGAAACGCCCCAGAAAAGATTGCCGTCACAATACCAAAGGGCATTCAGCCTGGGAAGAAGATCAGGATCCCTGGAAAAGGTGCTGTTGGACCTGGAGGCAGAGGGGACCTATACCTGTTAGTTAAGCATGATCCCAATGAGCCGTACAAATTAGAAGGCCTTGATTGGGAACTTGAAAAGACCATTCCATTCTCAGAGGCGTGTCTTGGTACCAAAATAGAGGTCCCACTTTATGATGGATCAATTGTAAAACTAAAGGTGCCTCCTGGAACTCAATGCGGACAAAGATTAAGGATTAGAGGTAAGGGACTTCCTGGCAAATTTGGCGTAAAGGGTGATGGTTACGTAAAGATCAAAGTAGATGTACCAAAGCGACTGACTAGAGAACAAAAACGAGTTTTAGAAGAGTTGAAAAATGTTGGTCTATAGAGACGTAAACTGAATGTAGCCTATCTGAGTTTACCCCTACTGAGTTTAGACAGATCCATTATGCCCTGACAGAGCTTGTCAGGGCATAATCCTAGAATCTGCAGTGCAGCTTTGCCCCCTTTGTAGTGCATAATTTGGGGTTAAAGGTCTTTGAGACCCACTGACTTTATATATTTTTTTACTTCATCGACATTTGGAGGCAAAACCTTATATCTCTGCTTTTTACCTTCAAGCCCCTGGAGTCCATATGGTCTTTGAGGCTCCCTCCCTATTGCCTTTCTAACTGCCCCTGGGAATTTGGCAGGATGAGCAGTGGCAAGACACACAATTGGTCCAGGAGGTAGTTCAGCCCTTAGCCTCTGGGCTGCTGCTACGCCTACAGCTGTGTGTGGATCTATGACATAGGAATAACGTTTATAGAATCGTCTAATAGTATCAACGGTTTCATCCTGATTGATTGATGCGCTTGAAAAGGTCTTTCTAACTAAACACAGTTGTTCCTTGTCAATGGTAATAATCCCAGTTCTAGAAAATTCGTCCATGGTCAATTTTACTATTTTACCATCTCTACCGAAGAGATAATAAAGGTATCTTTCAAAGTTACTTGCCACCTGTATATCCATAGAGGGGCTTAAAGTGGGGACTACTTTGCCCTTTTGGTATCTGCCCTCAAGGACGAAGCGTGTAAGGATATTGTTTTCATTTGTGGCAAGAATTAGTCTTCCGATGAGATCTCCTGTAATCTCCCTTGCCACAAACCCTGCAAAGATATCTCCAAAGTTCCCAGTAGGTACTGAGAAGTGAATAGGATCTTCAGTGCCTGCCTCTCTGAGCTTTAGTGCTGCGTATATGTAGTAGACCACCTGGGCAAGGACCCTGGCCCAGTTAATAGAATTGACCGCCCCAAGTCTATATGTATTTTTAAAATCAAGGTCATTAAAAATGGTCTTAACCACTGTCTGGCAGTCGTCAAAGTTCCCCTCTATAGCGAGATTGAAGACATTTTCGTCTTCAACTGTAGTCATTTGAAGGGCCTGTATAGGGCTTACCCTTCCATGGGGGTGGAGTATAAAGATATCTATGTTGTCTTTTCCCTTTACCCCATAGATTGCAGCACTTCCTGTATCTCCAGAGGTGGCCCCAAGGATATTCATAAAAGAACCTTTTTGGGAAAGTAGATGAGAAAAGAGATTTCCCAAAAACTGGAGGGCTACATCTTTAAATGCATACGTTGGACCGTGAAAGAGTTCTAGTATGTAAAGATCTCCAAATTCGACTACAGGTGTTACCTCTGCATGGTCAAAAGTGCTGTAGGATCTTTTAATAAGATCTTCAAGCAGTTCTTCGGAAATGTCTGAGGCAAATAGTTTCATTACTTCCAAGGCCAAATCTTGGTATGGAAGCCGTGCCCAGTGTTTAAGGGTATCCTCAGAAACTGTAGGTATGTTCTCCGGTAAAATAAGGCCTCCATCTGTTGCAAGGCCCATCATTACTGAATCACTAAAGTCAATAGGATCTATGCCGCCTCTTGTACTTATGTATTTCATGGGACCTCTTTTAATATTATTTTGTGTTTCAAAAGATCGATCTTTTCAATTTTTGCCTTTACCACTTGCGGTGCCTCAAAAAGGGCCTGAATCTTAACACCATCTTCTACTGGTTCAACCAGTATGGCGTCTTTGAGGATTTCTTGTTCATTGCCATCTTTAATCAAAAATACACTTGACTGACACATCTATGCTGCCTCTTTTTGTCTCTAATTTTTTTGAAGAACTCAAACTCTTTTTAAAGAAGATTAAGCCAAGTTGACATTATAGTCAATTCCACTAGAAATACCCCAGGGACGTGTCAAAGTAAAAAGTTCAAGGTTCAATGTTCCTTCAACTCAAAACTCAACACTCAACGCTCAAAACTAATAATGGATTGTTCCTTCAACTCAAAACTCAAAACTCAACACTCAAAACTCTATAAGAAAGTGGGGCCTAAGCCCCAAATAGGTAGAAGGTAGAAGGCAGAAGGTAGAAGCTTCTGAACCCTGCTACGTTTTTCCTTTTACTCAACACTCAAAACTTCTATAAAGGTCTTTTTTCCTTCAATTCAAAACTCAAAACTCAACACTCAAAACTCCATAAGAAAGCGGGGCCAAAGCCCCAAATAGGTAGAAGGTAGAAGGTAGAAGCTACTGAGGCCTGCTAAGTTTTTCCTTCCCCTGAAAACTCAACACTCAAAACTCAAAACTTCCAAAGTGCATGTTTTTGAATTTCGATATTCGGATTTATATGAAATATTCAGAGAAATATTTAGAGGATTGACTGCACTAATGGAGACAAGTATAACAATAACCACAAATTTCATAATTGGTTCCAGGATAAGTTCTGTAAATAAGGGGTAAAGTGCTGATTTGTATTTGCTTACAGGGTACCGTAGATGCAAGGCGGAGGGCACGAAGTCGTACTCCCTGTACGTCGAGTGGCCAACAACGCAGTAGATGCGGTACCCTGTGAGCAAATACCAAATTTCAAAATTGTCCTTTTATAAGGAGAGGAGAAGATGAACACCACTATTAAAGAAATTCGTTCAATGGAGATCCTGGATTCCAGAGGGAATCCAACGGTTCGTTCATGGGTAATCCTTGAGGATGGAAGTGTTGGAGTAGCATCTGTACCATCTGGCGCATCCACAGGTGAAAATGAAGCAGTGGAGCTGAGGGATGGAGATCCATCCAGATATAATGGAAAGGGTGTATTGAAAGCAGTAGAAAATGTGACAGACATAATTGCTCCTAGACTCAAGGGTATGGATGCAAGGCTTCAGGCGGAGATCGACCTAATCATGATTGAGCTTGATGGTACCAATAACAAAGGGCGTTTGGGGGCAAATGCAATCCTCTCTGTATCTATGGCAGTTGCTAGAGCTGCTTCAAAAAGTCTTGGCATCCCGCTTTATTCTTATCTTGGTGGGGTAAATGCCAGGCGCCTTCCTGTACCTATGATGAATATCCTCAACGGTGGAAAACACGCTGATAGTTCTGTTGATCTACAGGAATTTATGGTTATGCCTATTGGGGCTCCAAATTTTAAGGAGGCACTGAGATACGGTACAGAGACCTTTCATGCACTAAAAAAACTTCTCAAGGAATCTGGCAATCCAACCAGTGTAGGAGACGAGGGAGGATTCGCTCCAAATCTATTGAAGAGCAATGAAGAGCCAGTTGAACTTATAGTAAAGGCCATAGAAATGGCAGGATACAAGCCAGGTGAAGACATCGCAATAGCCCTTGATGCCGCAGCAAGTTCCTTTTACAAAGATGGAAAGTACGTGCTTGAACGTTCAGGAGAAGGAGAAAAGTCTGCAGAAGAGATGGTTGAGCTCTACAAGGCGTGGGCTTCAAAGTATCCTGTGATTAGTATTGAAGATGGCTTGGCAGAAGATGATTGGGATGGTTTTGGACTCATTACAAAGGAGTTAGGAGACAGGGTCCAAATAGTTGGAGACGACATTTTTGTGACCAATACTGAATTTATTAAGAAGGGTATTGAAAAGGGTGCAGCAAATTCAGTGCTCATAAAGCTGAACCAGATCGGTACGGTAACAGAGACAATCGAGGCCATTGAACTCTGTAAAAAAGCTGGATGGAATTTTGTGGTCTCTCATAGGTCCGGTGAGACAGAAGATGACTTTATTGCAGACTTTACAGTGGCCATGGGTGGAAGCCAAATCAAGACAGGCTCTGCATGTAGAAGTGAAAGGCTTTCAAAATATAATAGGCTATTTGAAATAGAGTGCGAGCTTGGAAGGGCTGCAATCTTTGAAAATCCGTTATAAGCGTTCTAGTTCCTTAGGCACTGTATGTATGTCCAGTGCAATATAGTACTGGCTTTGATCGCTTATGGGATTAGGCCTCCTTGGGTTTGGGAAGATCTCTTAAATCCTTAAGTCCAAACAGTTCCAAAAATTTCCCGGACGTCCTGTAGAGAAGCGGGCGTCCGGGGCATTCTTTTCTCCCTGAAATACGTATTAAACCTTTTTCCAATAGAAACCTCAATGGAGCGCTTGAGTCCACGCCTCTGATTTCCTCGAGTTCGGCCTTTGTAATAGGTTGCTTATAGGCAATAATGGAAAGGGTTTCAATAGAGGCCTTGCTTAGTCTTGGGGCTTCGAGGTGTCTTATCTCCTGAATCCAGTCTTTGAGTTCTGGTTTTGTCTGTAGCCTGAATCCGCCCTTGACCTCTATTAATTCAATTCCTCGATTTTGAGATTCAAGATTTCTAGACAGTGATGAAAAAGCCTGTCGAATTTGTTCATTTGTTATTTGTGGATCCCTACTCTTTAAGATGGTTGCTAGGTCATTAAAGGACAATACCTCCCCTTTGGCAAATAATAATGCCTCGATTATTGCCTCAAGACTATAATTACTCATAGGGATAACAATAATAAATAGACTCTAAGATAGCGTCTTTTAATAGCTGGAATTCGGTCCTCACAGTTTTTATTCGAGACTAAAGCTCTTCCACCACAACTGTTCCGCTTATTTTCACATCCTTACCGTTATCGTCTATAAAAGAGATGTAGTTGCCCTGGATTTCAATTTTAAATCTTCCCTGCCACTGTCTAATGATCTTGCCCTGAGCATCATAGAGTGTGACTTTTCTTTTTAGACCAATAATATCGGATTTGAAGTGCTTGAGATTCTTTCGTTGCCTTTCGGTGCACCCAGATGTTGTGATCAAGGCAATAACTAAAATGAACAGAAAGAAGCCCCGTTTAAAAAATAATGAATTCACGCTAATGACCTCCTAAGTGTAGTTTTTTCTGGATGCCAATTATTTTTTGTAAAAAGCAGGACAGTCCCTTTTTAACTGGATTATTTGTTAAAGAGATCCTGTCCTGCTCAAGATATTAATAAATGTTTTTTGATCAACGAGCTTGAATATGGTGTTGATCAAACTCAAAAGAAATTTAGTCAAATAATTCGCTTCTCACTCAGACTCCAA is a window from the Dissulfuribacter thermophilus genome containing:
- a CDS encoding S66 peptidase family protein; translated protein: MKNLMLKMTESRTLRTIPFWPSSPSDLLEEELDLIKTYLPYVELCVHKDLLPYPPKGLPFLAHEEDFQFKSFLRLISKNGISVLWAVRGGYGAIRWTPKLLKEKLPQNIPMVVGFSDLTFLHLALTRLGYQSIHGPLITTLKNTDTNSIKALGLALHSNKFPKLYGESLKGGKSQGKLVVGNLTCLGTSIGTPLEPQWDNAIIAFEDHNEDPYRIDRILSQFLHAGIFERVNGVAIGTITPRKRNDNKDVETMKFVLRDRLSSLSCPVVFDLPFGHGSMNMPLLVNGDYFLDGDSGILMKL
- a CDS encoding DnaJ C-terminal domain-containing protein, translating into MTQGKDYYKILGVSKDASPEEIKKAFRKLALKYHPDRHKGDKEAEERFKEINEAYAVLSDPEKRRQYDTFGTNEFHQHFSREDIFKDFDFTNLFKDLGIGGVGFSRIFFGGTGHGFGLDDVFSQIFETNREGGYGFTGDPSFKYANPKGQDVVLELPLTIMEMVSGGKKIISLRTGNAPEKIAVTIPKGIQPGKKIRIPGKGAVGPGGRGDLYLLVKHDPNEPYKLEGLDWELEKTIPFSEACLGTKIEVPLYDGSIVKLKVPPGTQCGQRLRIRGKGLPGKFGVKGDGYVKIKVDVPKRLTREQKRVLEELKNVGL
- the thrC gene encoding threonine synthase codes for the protein MKYISTRGGIDPIDFSDSVMMGLATDGGLILPENIPTVSEDTLKHWARLPYQDLALEVMKLFASDISEELLEDLIKRSYSTFDHAEVTPVVEFGDLYILELFHGPTYAFKDVALQFLGNLFSHLLSQKGSFMNILGATSGDTGSAAIYGVKGKDNIDIFILHPHGRVSPIQALQMTTVEDENVFNLAIEGNFDDCQTVVKTIFNDLDFKNTYRLGAVNSINWARVLAQVVYYIYAALKLREAGTEDPIHFSVPTGNFGDIFAGFVAREITGDLIGRLILATNENNILTRFVLEGRYQKGKVVPTLSPSMDIQVASNFERYLYYLFGRDGKIVKLTMDEFSRTGIITIDKEQLCLVRKTFSSASINQDETVDTIRRFYKRYSYVIDPHTAVGVAAAQRLRAELPPGPIVCLATAHPAKFPGAVRKAIGREPQRPYGLQGLEGKKQRYKVLPPNVDEVKKYIKSVGLKDL
- a CDS encoding CooT family nickel-binding protein; the encoded protein is MCQSSVFLIKDGNEQEILKDAILVEPVEDGVKIQALFEAPQVVKAKIEKIDLLKHKIILKEVP
- the eno gene encoding phosphopyruvate hydratase, whose translation is MNTTIKEIRSMEILDSRGNPTVRSWVILEDGSVGVASVPSGASTGENEAVELRDGDPSRYNGKGVLKAVENVTDIIAPRLKGMDARLQAEIDLIMIELDGTNNKGRLGANAILSVSMAVARAASKSLGIPLYSYLGGVNARRLPVPMMNILNGGKHADSSVDLQEFMVMPIGAPNFKEALRYGTETFHALKKLLKESGNPTSVGDEGGFAPNLLKSNEEPVELIVKAIEMAGYKPGEDIAIALDAAASSFYKDGKYVLERSGEGEKSAEEMVELYKAWASKYPVISIEDGLAEDDWDGFGLITKELGDRVQIVGDDIFVTNTEFIKKGIEKGAANSVLIKLNQIGTVTETIEAIELCKKAGWNFVVSHRSGETEDDFIADFTVAMGGSQIKTGSACRSERLSKYNRLFEIECELGRAAIFENPL
- the scpB gene encoding SMC-Scp complex subunit ScpB, yielding MSNYSLEAIIEALLFAKGEVLSFNDLATILKSRDPQITNEQIRQAFSSLSRNLESQNRGIELIEVKGGFRLQTKPELKDWIQEIRHLEAPRLSKASIETLSIIAYKQPITKAELEEIRGVDSSAPLRFLLEKGLIRISGRKECPGRPLLYRTSGKFLELFGLKDLRDLPKPKEA
- a CDS encoding DUF5052 family protein, with amino-acid sequence MNSLFFKRGFFLFILVIALITTSGCTERQRKNLKHFKSDIIGLKRKVTLYDAQGKIIRQWQGRFKIEIQGNYISFIDDNGKDVKISGTVVVEEL